Proteins encoded together in one Anaerotignum propionicum DSM 1682 window:
- a CDS encoding type II secretion system F family protein: MLTYKYKAISKKGAEIEGFIEAFSEYEAINKIKENHDIVTSISEVKMGKGNAVAGKINEKALAILCSQLSVIVGAGLPILRAVEMIAAQTENKKLKTIMEGVSKDVASGVSLAKSFQTKGPNLPITFIETIRSGEESGTLEHSFRRLHDYFDKTAKMKGKVKNAMVYPAFTMIVAVFVIIIIMVKAVPVFTNSFAELGVDLPLPTKMLIGLSNFFVHYWFALVALIALVLVIYKLYEKKEDNRLKLEHFKLKIPIFGKLAMLKQASQFAATMSTLIGAGLPVVEAVSITGKVMDNKYIGSQVKGTVSMLEEGKRLGDSLHNRTELPQLLVEMTAVGEETGSLESTLDTIGEFYDGEIDTQTSRMVTLLEPIIICVLAVVVLFILVSVYAPMFSLYGGI; encoded by the coding sequence TTGCTAACTTATAAATATAAGGCGATTTCCAAAAAGGGTGCGGAAATCGAAGGCTTCATAGAAGCTTTTAGTGAATATGAAGCAATCAATAAAATTAAAGAAAACCATGATATTGTAACAAGTATTTCAGAAGTAAAAATGGGAAAAGGAAATGCTGTTGCAGGAAAAATCAATGAAAAAGCATTGGCAATTCTATGCTCCCAGCTTTCTGTTATTGTAGGTGCGGGGCTTCCCATTCTTCGTGCGGTAGAAATGATTGCGGCACAAACAGAGAATAAAAAGCTGAAAACCATAATGGAGGGGGTTTCCAAGGATGTTGCATCAGGGGTAAGCTTGGCGAAAAGCTTTCAAACCAAAGGCCCCAACCTTCCTATTACGTTTATTGAAACCATTCGCTCAGGTGAGGAATCGGGAACCTTGGAGCATTCCTTTCGTCGGCTTCATGACTACTTTGATAAAACTGCAAAAATGAAGGGGAAGGTCAAAAATGCTATGGTATATCCTGCATTTACCATGATTGTGGCGGTTTTTGTCATTATTATTATTATGGTTAAGGCGGTACCTGTTTTTACAAACAGCTTTGCAGAATTGGGAGTTGACCTCCCGTTGCCTACAAAGATGTTAATTGGCTTATCTAATTTCTTTGTACATTATTGGTTTGCCTTGGTGGCTTTGATTGCTCTTGTTCTGGTTATATATAAATTATATGAAAAAAAGGAAGACAATCGTTTGAAGCTGGAGCATTTCAAGCTTAAAATTCCCATCTTTGGAAAGCTTGCCATGTTAAAGCAGGCATCCCAATTTGCCGCCACCATGTCAACATTGATTGGGGCAGGCTTGCCTGTGGTGGAGGCGGTTTCCATTACGGGGAAGGTGATGGATAACAAATATATTGGCAGTCAAGTAAAAGGCACGGTATCTATGCTTGAGGAAGGAAAACGCCTTGGGGATAGCTTGCATAATCGAACGGAACTACCCCAGCTTTTGGTTGAAATGACAGCCGTGGGGGAAGAAACAGGTTCCCTTGAGTCAACCTTGGATACCATAGGGGAATTTTATGATGGTGAAATTGATACCCAGACCTCAAGAATGGTAACCCTTTTGGAGCCAATTATCATTTGTGTTTTGGCGGTTGTAGTATTGTTTATCCTTGTTTCTGTATATGCGCCAATGTTCTCTCTGTATGGAGGAATATAA
- a CDS encoding type IV pilus twitching motility protein PilT: MRVDDLIVYANDKKASDIHLIFGLPPKCRVNGRLESMADFILNDEDCDNYAMELARYRYEDFLEVGEMDLARTIEGIRVRINLFRQQDHTSVVIRLLNDKIPVLESLGLPEGVESLTELKRGIVIVTGQTGSGKSTTLASLIDRINHTRDCHVITLEDPIEYIYEPDLSIFNQREIGRDTKSYESGLRSVLREDPDVILIGEMRDTTTMETALKAAETGHLVLTTLHTGSAAEVVDRIVDSFPEARQQQIRLQLSLTLMAVLAQQLLPKKDGSGRIPACEFMLVNPAIRNLIREGKSPQIDNVISTTADKGSVTMDNAIIKLYRDKKISSRTALFAAKNLEFVKRNIT; encoded by the coding sequence ATGAGAGTTGATGACCTAATTGTTTATGCCAATGATAAGAAGGCTTCGGATATTCATTTGATTTTTGGCTTGCCACCCAAATGCCGTGTCAATGGGCGGTTAGAATCTATGGCCGATTTCATCTTAAATGATGAGGATTGCGATAATTATGCCATGGAATTAGCCAGATATCGGTATGAAGATTTTTTGGAAGTTGGAGAAATGGACTTGGCAAGAACCATTGAGGGGATTCGTGTCCGTATCAATTTGTTCCGTCAGCAGGATCATACCTCTGTGGTTATCCGACTTTTGAATGATAAGATTCCAGTGCTGGAAAGTTTGGGCTTGCCAGAGGGGGTAGAAAGTCTAACGGAGCTTAAGCGTGGCATTGTCATTGTTACAGGACAAACGGGTTCAGGTAAGTCCACCACCCTTGCATCCCTGATTGATCGTATTAATCATACAAGGGATTGTCACGTTATCACATTGGAAGACCCTATAGAATATATTTATGAGCCGGATTTGAGTATTTTTAACCAAAGGGAAATCGGGCGAGATACAAAAAGCTACGAATCAGGGCTTCGTTCCGTTTTAAGAGAAGATCCTGATGTTATTTTGATTGGTGAGATGCGAGATACCACTACTATGGAAACCGCCTTAAAAGCGGCGGAAACAGGGCATTTGGTGCTAACCACATTGCATACCGGCTCTGCGGCAGAGGTTGTGGATCGTATTGTCGATTCCTTCCCAGAGGCTAGACAACAACAGATTCGTTTACAGCTTTCATTAACCCTTATGGCAGTTTTGGCACAACAGCTTCTGCCCAAAAAGGATGGAAGCGGGCGGATTCCCGCATGTGAATTTATGCTGGTGAATCCTGCAATCAGAAATTTGATTCGAGAAGGAAAATCTCCTCAGATAGACAACGTCATTTCGACGACGGCAGATAAAGGCTCTGTTACTATGGATAATGCAATCATCAAGCTTTATCGTGATAAAAAGATTTCTAGCAGAACAGCCTTGTTTGCCGCAAAAAATTTGGAATTTGTAAAAAGAAATATCACATAA
- a CDS encoding type II secretion system protein GspM codes for MMFKSFTKREKVLLVILVLILFSALYYFTVALPSINRISAANEKAASVQDDIMLEMAKMKKIKEMQEKIEEASSSNGFKTVIPNYNNLENVMRQMDAFLSSSTDYKLSFSPTTEENGLLYRPIDVEFDCANYSAARAIIDKIYTSPFKCVIDNISVDNMEYQDADIVNHPVKVTMTVIFIEKKGK; via the coding sequence ATGATGTTTAAGTCTTTTACAAAGCGTGAGAAAGTATTGCTGGTCATTTTGGTTTTGATTCTATTTTCAGCGTTATATTACTTTACAGTTGCTCTTCCTTCTATCAATCGTATCTCCGCCGCAAACGAAAAAGCGGCTTCGGTGCAGGATGATATTATGCTGGAAATGGCGAAGATGAAGAAAATAAAAGAGATGCAGGAAAAAATTGAGGAAGCCTCTTCCTCCAATGGATTTAAGACGGTAATTCCCAATTATAATAACTTGGAAAATGTGATGAGGCAAATGGATGCTTTTCTAAGTAGTTCAACGGATTATAAGCTGTCCTTTTCGCCGACAACAGAGGAGAATGGCTTGCTGTACAGACCGATAGATGTGGAGTTTGACTGCGCAAACTATTCTGCCGCCCGAGCAATTATTGACAAAATATACACGAGTCCCTTTAAATGTGTAATTGATAATATCAGTGTTGATAATATGGAATATCAAGATGCTGATATTGTAAATCATCCTGTTAAGGTTACCATGACAGTAATTTTTATTGAAAAGAAGGGTAAATAA
- a CDS encoding type II secretion system protein encodes MNKILKRKNKKGFTLMEMLIVIGIIAVLVAIAIPTFSGAKKKAEYAADLANVRAWYAESLTKNMAEDTPLPTSYTGPERKLSGSTVTITGTKAEDFKVVYDPNGTTADESGYPSVTFPTPPASITPPTTPTTGG; translated from the coding sequence ATGAACAAAATTTTGAAAAGAAAAAATAAAAAAGGCTTTACATTAATGGAAATGCTGATTGTTATTGGTATTATTGCTGTCTTGGTTGCAATTGCGATACCTACGTTCAGTGGAGCAAAGAAAAAAGCGGAATATGCCGCAGACTTAGCAAACGTTCGTGCATGGTATGCAGAATCATTGACTAAAAACATGGCGGAAGATACTCCTTTACCAACTAGCTATACTGGGCCAGAACGCAAACTATCAGGTTCAACTGTAACAATTACAGGAACGAAGGCTGAGGATTTTAAAGTTGTATACGACCCAAATGGAACAACTGCGGATGAATCTGGTTACCCAAGTGTAACTTTCCCAACACCACCAGCATCCATCACACCTCCCACCACACCTACCACAGGTGGTTGA
- a CDS encoding CaiB/BaiF CoA transferase family protein, with the protein MKKALEGLKVVDLTTALNGPFCTMILADYGAEVLKIEPIEGEQCRFWGPLDEKSGESGFYNYVNRNKKGATLNLKTKKGLELFYELVKDADILVENFRGGITKKLKIDYETIKKINPAIIYASGSGFGQYGPITHRPCYDIVAQAMGGMINLTGFKETNPVKVGPSVADHVAGIYLALGVMLALYNRKVTGVGQQVDVAMFDTIFSILENALVNYTMGGEITQRNGNVDPSISPFDVYECKDGFVALGVGNDKLFRTFSATIGHPELMEDPRFATNDLRCNNYIPDLQNLIRGWCKDYTKGEIESIMDEAGIPCGPVLNVKEAIEHPHIQEREMMVHCEHPTAGDQYFQGCVIKLSETPGEVSAPSPLLGQHNREIFGLTEEEMKKLKEEGVL; encoded by the coding sequence ATGAAAAAAGCGCTGGAAGGTTTGAAGGTCGTGGACCTTACAACAGCATTAAATGGGCCTTTTTGCACCATGATTTTAGCGGATTATGGGGCGGAGGTTTTGAAAATTGAGCCCATTGAGGGGGAGCAATGCCGTTTTTGGGGCCCTCTTGATGAAAAAAGTGGCGAAAGCGGTTTTTATAATTATGTAAATAGAAATAAAAAGGGTGCTACCTTAAATTTAAAAACAAAAAAAGGATTGGAACTGTTTTATGAGCTTGTAAAGGATGCAGATATTTTGGTGGAGAATTTCAGAGGCGGCATCACGAAAAAACTGAAAATCGACTATGAAACAATTAAAAAAATAAACCCTGCTATTATCTATGCTTCTGGATCAGGCTTTGGACAGTATGGCCCAATTACCCACCGTCCCTGCTATGACATTGTTGCCCAAGCAATGGGTGGGATGATTAACTTAACAGGATTTAAGGAGACGAACCCTGTAAAGGTAGGGCCATCTGTTGCGGATCATGTTGCTGGTATTTATTTGGCTCTAGGTGTTATGCTTGCTTTGTATAACCGCAAAGTTACAGGGGTAGGTCAGCAGGTGGATGTGGCTATGTTTGATACCATTTTCAGTATCTTGGAGAATGCACTGGTGAACTATACCATGGGCGGAGAGATTACCCAGAGAAATGGAAATGTGGATCCCTCTATTTCTCCTTTTGATGTGTATGAATGCAAAGATGGTTTCGTTGCACTGGGCGTTGGAAATGACAAGCTTTTTAGAACCTTTTCTGCAACCATTGGGCATCCTGAGTTAATGGAAGATCCCCGCTTTGCAACCAACGATCTAAGGTGCAATAACTACATACCCGATTTACAAAACCTGATTCGTGGATGGTGTAAAGACTATACCAAGGGTGAAATTGAAAGCATCATGGATGAAGCAGGCATTCCTTGCGGCCCTGTTTTGAACGTGAAAGAGGCCATTGAGCACCCTCATATACAGGAGAGAGAAATGATGGTGCATTGTGAGCATCCCACAGCGGGAGATCAATATTTCCAAGGCTGTGTGATAAAGCTATCGGAAACACCGGGTGAGGTATCAGCTCCATCGCCCCTTTTGGGTCAACATAACCGAGAAATTTTTGGTCTTACAGAAGAAGAAATGAAGAAGCTAAAAGAAGAAGGCGTTTTATAA
- the acrB gene encoding acryloyl-CoA reductase electron transfer subunit gamma encodes MRIYVCVKQVPDTSGKVAVNPDGTLNRASMAAIINPDDMSAIEQALKLKDETGCQVTALTMGPPPAEGMLREIIAMGADDGVLISAREFGGSDTFATSQIISAAIHKLGLSNEDMIFCGRQAIDGDTAQVGPQIAEKLSIPQVTYGAGIKKSGDLVLVKRMLEDGYMMIEVETPCLITCIQDKAVKPRYMTLNGIMECYSKPLLVLDYEALKDEPLIELDTIGLKGSPTNIFKSFTPPQKGVGVMLQGTDKEKVEDLVDKLMQKHVI; translated from the coding sequence ATGAGAATTTATGTTTGTGTAAAACAAGTTCCGGATACATCGGGAAAGGTTGCTGTAAACCCCGATGGAACCTTAAACCGTGCATCTATGGCGGCTATTATTAATCCCGATGATATGAGTGCCATTGAGCAGGCCTTAAAGTTGAAGGATGAAACAGGCTGTCAAGTTACAGCCCTTACCATGGGGCCACCTCCTGCGGAGGGAATGTTGCGGGAAATTATCGCAATGGGCGCAGATGATGGCGTTTTAATTTCCGCCAGAGAGTTCGGTGGTTCCGATACCTTCGCAACCTCTCAAATTATATCGGCGGCGATACATAAATTAGGGCTTTCCAATGAGGATATGATTTTTTGCGGTAGGCAGGCAATTGATGGAGATACAGCACAGGTAGGACCGCAAATTGCAGAAAAATTAAGCATTCCTCAGGTGACTTATGGGGCAGGGATTAAAAAAAGCGGAGATTTGGTTTTGGTAAAGCGCATGCTGGAAGATGGATATATGATGATAGAGGTGGAAACACCCTGCTTGATTACTTGCATTCAGGATAAGGCTGTAAAACCACGCTATATGACTTTGAATGGAATTATGGAATGCTATAGCAAGCCTCTTTTGGTATTAGATTATGAAGCCCTTAAGGATGAACCCCTAATCGAATTGGATACGATCGGTCTGAAAGGTTCTCCTACAAATATATTTAAATCCTTTACGCCGCCACAAAAGGGTGTAGGCGTTATGCTTCAAGGAACAGACAAAGAAAAAGTTGAAGATTTGGTGGACAAATTGATGCAGAAGCATGTCATTTAA
- the pilM gene encoding pilus assembly protein PilM: MSKGYTGIQIGESSIKMIQIVDGKAVKTATEITPDNLVRDGYILSFEALADILKTMAKANQMKNRNAVVVLPLEVCYLRRTSMPYMSTDQLRLNLPYEFRDYIHADREEYYYDYAVVGQEMDEEGEIRSLELLIAAVKNELIEKYTKILHLAGFKLKIALPDACAFGNIIRDYENKNENHPDAYCIVDLGHSGVRVHLYKGSVYETTRVIEYGGGAVDSVIAEELDVDVHIASSYKMKNYNNVQEAEACKELYGKMIVEIFRSINFYNYNNPNSELKDVYFCGGLAKVTPLMEMIRSTLEVRCHSIAELMPENGQDENLELICGAIGATLQ, translated from the coding sequence ATGTCCAAAGGATATACAGGAATACAAATTGGGGAGAGCAGTATCAAAATGATACAGATTGTCGATGGAAAGGCAGTGAAAACGGCAACGGAAATTACGCCGGATAATCTGGTGCGGGATGGATACATTTTGTCCTTTGAGGCTCTGGCAGATATTTTAAAAACAATGGCGAAAGCCAATCAAATGAAAAACCGCAATGCAGTTGTTGTTCTGCCTTTGGAGGTCTGCTATTTACGCAGAACCAGTATGCCTTATATGAGCACAGATCAATTAAGGTTAAACCTTCCCTATGAGTTCCGAGATTATATTCATGCTGATCGAGAGGAATATTATTATGATTATGCCGTCGTTGGTCAGGAAATGGATGAAGAAGGGGAGATACGCTCCTTGGAACTGCTGATAGCGGCAGTGAAAAATGAATTGATTGAGAAGTATACAAAAATATTGCATTTGGCTGGTTTTAAGCTAAAAATTGCATTACCGGATGCTTGTGCGTTTGGCAATATCATTCGTGACTACGAAAATAAAAATGAAAACCACCCCGATGCTTACTGCATTGTAGATTTGGGGCATTCCGGTGTACGGGTGCATTTATATAAGGGGAGCGTTTACGAAACCACTAGGGTAATTGAGTATGGCGGCGGTGCCGTGGATTCTGTGATTGCCGAAGAGTTGGATGTGGATGTACATATTGCTTCTTCTTATAAAATGAAAAATTACAATAATGTGCAAGAAGCAGAGGCTTGCAAGGAGCTTTATGGAAAGATGATTGTTGAAATATTCCGTTCTATAAATTTCTATAATTATAATAATCCCAACAGCGAATTAAAGGACGTTTATTTTTGTGGAGGATTGGCAAAGGTTACGCCGCTGATGGAAATGATTCGCTCAACATTGGAAGTGCGCTGTCATAGTATTGCTGAATTGATGCCTGAAAATGGGCAGGATGAGAACTTGGAATTGATTTGTGGAGCAATTGGAGCGACTTTGCAATAG
- a CDS encoding beta-alanyl-CoA:ammonia lyase: MRKVSILSYNMTTADGANQDGLIPIGRQFDFIGDVETEEMILVDGDESLCLGYEDVKCYKDVYVGDMIDFKATLTNVGNTSRDCWIEVFKLATPAFREGKTDCKPGDMVWFDEPILCTEGKVRLVVKKHLQRGAQPEGKVVEPWRPLEDFPE, encoded by the coding sequence ATGAGAAAGGTATCTATTTTAAGCTATAACATGACCACAGCCGATGGAGCGAATCAAGATGGTTTGATTCCCATTGGACGACAATTCGATTTTATCGGAGATGTGGAAACAGAAGAAATGATTTTGGTAGATGGAGATGAATCCCTCTGCTTGGGTTACGAAGATGTAAAATGCTACAAGGATGTGTATGTGGGGGATATGATTGATTTTAAAGCCACCCTGACCAATGTGGGAAATACCTCTAGGGATTGCTGGATTGAGGTGTTTAAACTGGCGACCCCTGCTTTTCGAGAAGGAAAAACAGATTGCAAGCCGGGAGATATGGTTTGGTTTGACGAGCCCATTCTGTGCACAGAGGGAAAGGTTCGTCTTGTTGTGAAAAAGCATTTACAAAGAGGTGCCCAGCCTGAAGGCAAAGTGGTTGAACCATGGCGTCCGTTGGAAGATTTTCCGGAATAA
- a CDS encoding prepilin peptidase — protein MLPLNSFQDTYILAYMFILTFFIGSIMGSFINCVAWRIAHGEDFVRGRSHCPVCGHTLTPFELIPIVSYLMQKGKSRCCKEKISMRYPATELLTALVFVTLVWKFGLSLDTLMFMVLGLILMAIALVDLETGIIPDGLIIAGILNFVLFTCLKGDIIFLKLLKGALAGLAISAPILILSLVMDHFLHKESMGGGDIKLYFIVGLYFSIQVNVLLVLLSCVFGILFTLIFQNIRVEDEENPMAFPFGPSIAMAAMTCVFFGQPILQFYLGLF, from the coding sequence ATGCTTCCATTAAACAGTTTTCAAGATACTTACATATTAGCATACATGTTTATTTTAACTTTTTTCATTGGCTCCATAATGGGGAGTTTTATCAACTGTGTTGCGTGGCGCATTGCCCACGGCGAGGACTTTGTCCGTGGAAGAAGCCATTGTCCCGTTTGTGGACATACCCTAACCCCTTTTGAGTTAATACCTATTGTGTCTTATTTGATGCAAAAGGGAAAAAGCCGTTGTTGTAAAGAGAAGATTTCCATGCGCTACCCTGCCACGGAGCTTTTGACTGCTCTGGTTTTTGTTACCTTGGTTTGGAAATTCGGCTTAAGTTTAGATACTTTGATGTTTATGGTTTTAGGTTTGATTCTTATGGCAATTGCCCTTGTGGATTTGGAAACAGGAATCATTCCTGATGGTCTGATTATTGCAGGAATTCTTAATTTTGTTTTGTTTACTTGCTTAAAAGGTGATATTATCTTTTTAAAGCTCCTGAAAGGAGCGCTTGCTGGATTGGCTATTTCTGCCCCTATTTTGATTCTTTCCCTTGTGATGGATCATTTTTTGCATAAGGAAAGCATGGGTGGCGGAGATATTAAGCTGTATTTTATAGTGGGGCTTTATTTCAGCATACAGGTTAATGTACTTCTGGTTTTGCTGTCTTGTGTTTTTGGAATATTATTCACACTGATTTTTCAAAATATTCGTGTGGAGGATGAAGAAAACCCCATGGCATTTCCCTTTGGCCCTTCCATTGCAATGGCGGCAATGACTTGCGTTTTTTTTGGCCAGCCCATATTGCAATTTTATTTGGGGTTATTTTAA
- the acrC gene encoding acryloyl-CoA reductase: protein MDFSLTREQEMLKKLARQFAEIELEPVAEEIDREHVFPAENFKKMAEIGLTGIGIPKEFGGSGGGTLEKVIAVSEFGKKCMASASILSIHLIAPQAIYKYGTKEQKETYLPRLTKGGELGAFALTEPNAGSDAGAVKTTAILDSQTNEYVLNGTKCFISGGGRAGVLVIFALTEPKKGLKGMSAIIVEKGTPGFSIGKVESKMGIAGSETAELIFEDCRVPAANLLGKEGKGFKIAMEALDGARIGVGAQAIGIAEGAIDLSVKYVHERIQFGKPIANLQGIQWYIADMATKTAAARALVEFAAYLEDAGKPFTKESAMCKLNASENARFVTNLALQIHGGYGYMKDYPLERMYRDAKITEIYEGTSEIHKVVIAREVMKR, encoded by the coding sequence ATGGATTTTTCATTAACGAGAGAACAAGAAATGTTGAAAAAGCTTGCACGCCAATTTGCGGAAATAGAATTGGAGCCCGTTGCAGAAGAAATTGATCGTGAGCATGTTTTTCCTGCCGAGAATTTTAAAAAGATGGCAGAAATCGGGCTGACAGGGATTGGAATTCCTAAGGAATTTGGCGGTTCCGGCGGCGGTACATTGGAAAAGGTTATAGCAGTTTCGGAATTCGGTAAAAAATGTATGGCTTCTGCGTCTATCCTATCCATTCATTTGATAGCACCTCAGGCTATCTATAAATATGGCACAAAGGAACAAAAGGAAACATATCTTCCTCGTTTGACAAAAGGGGGAGAGCTTGGTGCTTTTGCCCTAACGGAACCCAATGCTGGATCTGATGCTGGTGCGGTAAAAACAACAGCCATCCTTGATTCTCAAACAAATGAGTATGTTTTGAATGGAACGAAATGCTTTATCTCCGGTGGCGGAAGAGCAGGCGTGCTTGTGATATTTGCGCTGACGGAACCCAAAAAAGGATTAAAAGGGATGTCAGCAATCATTGTGGAGAAGGGAACACCGGGTTTTAGCATTGGTAAAGTGGAATCCAAAATGGGCATTGCAGGGTCAGAAACTGCGGAGCTTATTTTTGAAGATTGCCGTGTACCTGCCGCAAATCTTCTTGGCAAGGAGGGCAAAGGTTTTAAAATTGCAATGGAGGCCTTGGATGGAGCCAGAATTGGCGTTGGTGCTCAGGCAATTGGTATTGCAGAGGGAGCCATTGATTTATCTGTGAAATATGTTCATGAACGCATTCAGTTTGGAAAGCCCATTGCCAATTTGCAAGGGATTCAGTGGTATATTGCGGACATGGCAACAAAAACGGCTGCTGCAAGAGCACTGGTTGAGTTCGCGGCATACTTAGAGGATGCAGGCAAGCCTTTCACTAAGGAGTCGGCAATGTGTAAACTGAATGCTTCGGAAAATGCACGTTTTGTTACCAACTTGGCATTGCAAATTCATGGTGGATATGGATATATGAAGGATTATCCTTTAGAGCGCATGTACCGTGATGCAAAGATTACGGAAATCTATGAAGGCACTTCGGAAATACATAAGGTTGTAATCGCCAGAGAGGTAATGAAAAGATAA
- the acrA gene encoding acryloyl-CoA reductase electron transfer subunit beta, with protein MAFNSADINSFRDIWVFCEQREGKLINTDFELISEGRKLADERGSKLVGILLGHEVEEIAKELGGYGADKVIVCDHPELKFYTTDAYAKVLCDVVMEEKPEVILIGATNIGRDLGPRCAARLHTGLTADCTHLDIDMNKYVDFLSTSSTLDISSMTFPMEDTNLKMTRPAFGGHLMATIICPRFRPCMSTVRPGVMKKAEFSQEMAQACQVVTRHVNLSDEDLKTKVINIVKETKKIVDLIGAEIIVSVGRGISKDVQGGIALAEKLADAFGNGVVGGSRAVIDSGWLPADHQVGQTGKTVHPKVYVALGISGAIQHKAGMQDSELIIAVNKDETAPIFDCADYGITGDLFKIVPMMIDAIKEGKNA; from the coding sequence ATGGCTTTTAACAGTGCTGATATAAATTCGTTTCGAGATATTTGGGTATTTTGCGAACAGAGAGAAGGCAAGCTTATTAATACAGATTTTGAGCTGATTTCAGAAGGAAGAAAGCTCGCTGATGAGCGGGGCTCAAAATTGGTTGGTATTTTATTAGGACATGAGGTAGAAGAGATTGCAAAAGAGCTAGGTGGATATGGTGCAGATAAAGTGATTGTTTGCGACCATCCCGAATTAAAATTTTATACCACAGATGCTTATGCCAAGGTACTTTGTGATGTGGTTATGGAGGAGAAACCCGAGGTTATTTTGATTGGTGCAACAAATATTGGCCGTGATTTAGGCCCCAGATGTGCAGCACGCTTACATACGGGTTTAACAGCAGATTGTACCCATTTGGATATTGATATGAACAAATATGTGGACTTTCTTTCCACCTCCTCAACATTGGATATATCATCCATGACCTTTCCTATGGAGGACACAAATTTAAAAATGACCCGTCCTGCCTTTGGCGGACATTTGATGGCAACTATCATTTGCCCTAGATTCCGCCCTTGTATGTCTACTGTAAGACCCGGGGTTATGAAAAAAGCAGAGTTTAGCCAGGAAATGGCTCAGGCTTGTCAGGTTGTTACACGCCATGTAAATTTATCTGATGAGGACTTAAAGACGAAAGTAATCAATATTGTGAAAGAAACTAAAAAAATTGTTGATTTAATCGGCGCCGAAATTATTGTTTCTGTTGGACGTGGAATCAGCAAGGATGTGCAAGGGGGCATTGCCCTAGCAGAAAAGCTTGCCGATGCGTTTGGGAATGGTGTTGTTGGCGGTTCTCGTGCGGTTATTGATTCCGGTTGGCTCCCTGCGGATCATCAGGTTGGGCAGACGGGAAAAACCGTGCATCCTAAGGTATATGTTGCCCTTGGTATTTCCGGCGCCATTCAGCATAAGGCAGGTATGCAGGATTCAGAGTTGATTATTGCGGTAAATAAAGACGAGACTGCTCCTATTTTCGATTGTGCTGATTATGGTATAACAGGGGATTTGTTTAAAATTGTACCAATGATGATTGATGCAATTAAGGAAGGTAAAAATGCTTGA